A segment of the uncultured Desulfobulbus sp. genome:
AAGGACGAACGGGAAGGGGGACTCAGGCGTATTCTCAATTTTGGCCACACCATCGGGCATGCAGTGGAGGCGGCTTCCGGCTACCAGCTTATCCATGGATTTGCCGTGGCCATTGGCATGCAGGCGGTGACCGAGCTGGCTGTGCGTGCCGGGGTTGCTTCTCGCGCATGCCTTGATGCGGTTAACGAGTTGCTGGTCGCCTATGAACTGCCAGTGAGTATCCCCGCAGACTATTGCCTTGAGGACTTACGAGGGTATCTCCAGACCGATAAAAAAACAGTTGGAGGCCGTGTCTTTTTTGTTCTTCCGCAAGCAGTGGGTAAGGTCTGTATTACCGATGCGGTTGCTGAAGAGCATATTGACGCTGTACTTGCACGTCAGCCTCTAGACCAAAAATAATCTGGGCTGCACAGGAGCTTGCACACTGCTATGCCGATCTACGAATTTTTCTGTGACGACTGTAATACGGTTTTTAACTTTTTCTCCCAGCGGCCGAATACCGAGAAGCGTCCGGCCTGTCCCAAGTGCGGTCGTCCAGAGTTGCAGAAGATGATGTCCACCTTCGCTACCATCGGCAAGGCCAGGGAAGACGATGGTGATGATCCCTTTGCCGGGCTTGATGAATCCAAGATGGAGCAGGCCATGGCATCGCTTATGCGTGAGGCCGAAAATGTCAACGAGGATGATCCCCGCCAGGTCGCACAGTTGATGCGTACGTTCGCCGACAAGACAGGGCTCAATCTCGGAGATTCCATGGAAGAGGCCATCGCTCGCATGGAGTCTGGAGAAGATCCAGATCAGATCGAGCGGGAAATGGGGGATCTGCTGGAAGGCGACGAACCCTTTAGCCTGGAAGCGATGAAAAAGAAGGTCCGAGGCAAACGACCACCGATTCATGATGAGACCCTCTATGACTTATAACCCTTTTTGAGCGCCAAAACGTAACGGATCCCCCACTCGAGTATTTTCGAGCTGGGGGATTTTTTTTGAGGCTTGACCTTGAATCCGTGAGCATGCCCCTAAGGGCGGCGGGTGAAACTGAAAAATACCTGAATTTGTTAAAAAACGTCGTCTCATTATAGAGATGCGTTGTTCGGTGCCCACCCGCCGTCACGGATTCAGGCTTGAGTCCGTATCTGCCTTGTAATATACTGATTGCGCGATGTTGTTGGTTTGGAGTTCCGCCGCAGTGGCCAGTGTTCGGTCCATTTGCCTATGAAGCCCCCTTGTTGTTCATTCCAGGAGGAAACAGTGAAACCAGGAACCATACGAGTACACCGCCAGCTGTCGATTTTGCTCTTTTTTTCCCTCATGCCCGCTGTGGGCACTGCGACTAAGCCAGAACCCTCCCCTCACCCAGAACTCAGCGCTCAGGAGCAGTATATCCCCTGTGCCCAATGTCATCAGGAATCCACTCCCGAATTATACCAACAGTGGTTTGATTCACGCCATGGCCTGGCCATGGTCAAGTGCTACCAGTGTCACGGTACCTTTGAAACCTTTCGCCTCACTCCCACCCGGCAGGATTGCGCTGTCTGCCATGAGAACATGATGGACAAATGTCCCCAGGACAAACCCTGCTGGGATTGTCACCTGCCCCACGATTTCACTATTAAGAAATAGGAGAGATGCTCATGGTTCAAACACGACGTGATTTTATCAAAAAGACCGCGGCTCTCTCTGCCGCATCCTATATCGGACTTCAGTTACCCTATAGCGACGAAAGCCTCTGTCGTGCTGCAGAAAAAGAGTCCTGGCACCGAGGGTCCTGTCGTCTTTGTGGGGTGGGGTGCCGAGTGGAACTGGGCATACGAGACGGAAAGCCCTTTGCCCTGCGTGGTGTTTCCGATGCCAGGACCAACTATGGCTATCTTTGCATGAAAGGCATGCATTTTTGGAAATGTATGGGCCATCCAGATCGATTGACCAAACCCCTGTACAGGGCAAGAAAATCCGATCCCTTCCGCGAAATCAGCTGGGAGCAGGCCCTGGATATAGCCGCTACCCGTTTTGCTGATGCGGTCAAGGCCAATGGCCCTGATTCGGTGGCCTACTACGGTTCCGGTCAGTGTCTGACCGAGGAGACCTACCTCTTTCAAAAAATATTTCGCGGGGGCTTGCAGACCAATAATGTTGAAGGCAATCCACGTCTCTGCATGGCCAGTGCGGTTGGAGGCTATCTGAGTTCTTTTGGTGCTGATGAACCCATTGGTGGGTATGCGGATTTAGAAAAGGCCCATTGCTTTTTCATTATCGGCTCCAATACAGCCGAAGCGCATCCGGTTCTTTTTCGTCGCATCATGCGGCGTAAGCTCGACAATCCCGAGGTTAAGGTTATCAATGCTGATCCGCGGGTCTCGCAGACCTCGCGTATTGCTGATAAACATCTCCAGTTTAAGCCAGGAACCGACCTTTCCCTGCTTAATGCCATGGCTCAGGTGATCATCGAAGAAAAACTG
Coding sequences within it:
- a CDS encoding zinc ribbon domain-containing protein; the protein is MPIYEFFCDDCNTVFNFFSQRPNTEKRPACPKCGRPELQKMMSTFATIGKAREDDGDDPFAGLDESKMEQAMASLMREAENVNEDDPRQVAQLMRTFADKTGLNLGDSMEEAIARMESGEDPDQIEREMGDLLEGDEPFSLEAMKKKVRGKRPPIHDETLYDL
- a CDS encoding multiheme C-type cytochrome; translation: MKPGTIRVHRQLSILLFFSLMPAVGTATKPEPSPHPELSAQEQYIPCAQCHQESTPELYQQWFDSRHGLAMVKCYQCHGTFETFRLTPTRQDCAVCHENMMDKCPQDKPCWDCHLPHDFTIKK